In Hippoglossus hippoglossus isolate fHipHip1 chromosome 15, fHipHip1.pri, whole genome shotgun sequence, the genomic stretch ATAGAATGCTTTTTGATTCAGTTAATAGATATGGGACCAGGAGACGCTATTGGCTTACATTTCTATCTGCAAAGTATATTGCTCAGCTGAGCTGGGAGAGCCCCTGCAGGGAGAAAACAATTATCAGTAGCCTATAGCTGTATATGTGATATCATATCGATTCTGCTCTCACCTGAAAATTATAATAAAGATTGTTTCAAGTCTTTAAATGAAGGTTTCCTGACAATTGAACTCTTGCGGCCATGCAAGGAACGACTGTTGTGTTGAGAGGCAAACTTGGCagcattgttgttgttaaagGCTCTTAGGAGTGAATAGAAACCTTTTATACAGGACACCAAGGCCAGATCATTGACTTATCCAAACTTTACCCCAAGCAATTTATGTCTAAACTTAACTTGAGTTGGATGCCATGAATAGTCCGGCAAAATATGACTCGTGTACGAAGGATTTAAATATATTGGCAGCTTCCTCTGGcagcatttaaaaaagacaCGGTAGCAAACAgtgatataaatacacaaacaaaaaaaccccacaaataGATAAATGCAGCACAGACGGTGGCTGCCAGTTTGGACTGAACTGCTAAACAGACTGGAGATATCATCTTGCTTATTTACAAGCCTCAAACACAGGCCCCGCCTCAGTCATCCAGCTCTGCACACGAGACAGGCACAACACCAATGTTAGCAGGACATGTGCGTGTCCATGTGAATCATATGTGTGGGGACATGTGGCGTGCTGATACTGAGCCCCCCCGCTGAGCTCAGGGAGGCTCACTGCTGAGGTTCACCTCAGGTTTTCTCAGGTTTCACTTGCTCAGTTCCTCCAAAACATTGGCTTCTTTTTCTCCTGTCAGATCGCTGCTGAGTCCCATGAGAGGACGAGCGGAGAGACCATGTCGGAAAGGAATACTTTCAAAGGGGAGATTGTCTTTATCAAGGACGCCGTAGCGGGAGGAGCAGGAAGCACAATCCCAGCGGAGACAGAACTTAGAGTGAGTACAATCAGAGCACTCTCAGTGACAGAATAACAGAAAGCTTTGTCACTGACATGTTAGAATATagatgtgtatatgtgtgtgtagacaACTGTAGATCTGGAACTTGAATCTAAAATAGAACTAAACACTGACAggagattaattaaaaaattatattgttGGACACGTCATGTCATCTTTCAAATCAGAAATTCTAATAAGAAtctaataataaatcaaaatgtaaataaccTCACATGTTTCCTGAGGTCTTCTTTACGATGGGCTTGATTTGAATTCTATTTATGCAGGACTGTCAGATTGAgcactttcttcctctctgcataAATCAGACACAACTGACAAAACATTGTCACTCTGACCTTTAGGAATTTGAAGTGAAAGTCCATTTTGGTTTTTGTAACTTGAGTGGTAATTTGCCAGCTGAGGCACAAAGATGCTTacaaatttacacattttacacaatgtatcagatcattttctcttttttccccccagttgAAGTCATCAGAGGATCACATGAGCTTGTCTCACACCAAAGCCTCTCCCTCCGTCAGCGCCCAGCCTGAAAATACACCCAACCACACCGCCGCCGTGACAGCGTCTATGGAAACAGCTGTTGATAAACACAGGGCCGTTTCCCAGCGGCAGTGTCACGATACTTCTGGACGTGCTGAGGTTAGCTCGGGTTGCTTTGCAAATAGCGTGTTAGAGGAGAGGACGAGCCCCACATGCTCCGCAGACCTGTTCCCCACCCTGGCTTCGTCCAGAGAGTCCCTTCTCTCAGACATCTCGGACAAAGACCGATGCTGGTCTTTCACGCAGCCCTCCTCTGTAACCTCTCCTGTCTCTTTCAGCCGCACTGTGTCCCCCTGCTCGTCTGTCCGCTCCGGCATGTTCACGCCCTCGGTCACCCAGATCAAGAGGCACTTTCTCTCTCCCGGCTCTAGTCTGGTTCAGAACCCTCAAAcctgtttttcatcctgtgaGAGCCTGttctcctccatctgtcccCAGTCCCCTCCTCCTCGGCACCGGCCTCCTCTCACCAgactctccctcctcactgccATCCTGAGAAAAGGCCGTCTTCCtgttctgtctgctgctctgcagaggCCTTACACCCCCTGCTGGCCTGTTAACCCTGTGACCCTCTCTTTCTGTAACGCCTGCTCAGCAGCCTCCAACGTGGCCTCCATTCCCCTGGAGTTTTCCTCTCGCTTCTCCTCATCTGTGTCTATAGATAGCCAGAGCCTCCTTCACGAGCCTAAAAGATGTGTTgcctctcctctgcctgtgcAGTCAAACGAGCTCGACAACAGAACAAGCCCTCAAACTCAAGTCAAAAAGTGCTCAGAGCAAATTCGCTCAAGCAGAGTGCCTAGATGGGAGCAGGTTATTTCACCTCCACCAATGAAAAAACTATCCCGAGCTCCGCTGCCTCTGTTTTGCTCAAACGTCAAATCTGTGTCTCCAGCAGAGCACGACGAAACATTCGACTGTGCAACTTCCCAAAAACTGCAACATACGcaaatctctgtctctcagtcgcCTGAGCTGAACGCCCGCAACACTCACATGCACCTCCAGGGCCATGAAGataataactttaaaaatcTCATTTCCCTGTCCCCAAAACTTCTTAATGAGCAGGAGAACTCTGTGCCCCAGAAATGGAATCACCCGTCAAATTCATCTCTCTCAAGGCTTCATTTGCTTTCTCAAAAACTGAGTTTTTCGCCTGTCTGCCCTCCTCAGCTTCAGCCTCCTCCGTCACGCTCACCAACTCTCACAACTTCAGCGTCGCCTCTCCCTCGTTTACAAAACACCAGAGGAAGGTGTGAGTCCGAGAGGAGCTGGCCTGCTTCCAAAGCTTCCACAGCGCCATCGCAGGCTTTCCACAAAGCTGAGTGCCTGTCCCCTTCCCACTACACACCCATCAGTTTTCTTGGATGGCCTTCACCCGCCTGTTCCCCTACGCCTGCAccttctcctgctccaccaatcagagatcTCACCCCGTCCCCTTCCCTCTCCCTGCGCTCCGCAACGCCTTCATCGAGGCCGGGTAGTGGAATTTCAGACTGCAGTGACAGGGagggtaaaaaaagaaaggtagTCGCTCTTTTGCCACATGCATGACTTGTTTATAGGATATTATCTAATATGTTCTCCGTGACATAACTCCCACACTGTGGGGTTCAAAACAGATTTGATAGATGGATATAAAAAGCTGTCCTCTCTTGTTGAGTCCTTATTTGCAATATAATCTTATGATGTTATAgatctttgtgtttcagagatATCAAACATATGGTACAAGTCTTTCATCTACTGACTGACACATCAGAGACGTTATATGCAGAAGCGAGCCATCACGAAATCAGTGCAGCAGCTTTTAAACAGCTCTGGTTTCTGGGCCAGACATACAGCTGGAAGCACGACATTTCTAAGTATCAGTGATTAGGAATTCAATTTATTTAGTTCAAGCAGGGAAATGTACGTCGATTTCAGGCAGAGTTGTCTAGTATTCTTGCCTGTGGGAAAAGTTGACTGTAAGTGAAGTTTTTAGGTCAGTCAAACAAAGTGATGCTTTGAGAGGAGATGTCTGActcacagcagtgtgtgttgaaacaaaaacacttaacACTAACGAAATGTAGAATACGTACGCTGAATTTGTATTCATTatctgctcttctctctctatcaACTCTAGATAAACAAGATTAAGTTAAGCTACAAATCCCTCGCTGCAATTCCCACAAACactcttctgctggatcagcaggtgagttcactTATTTGACTCTAATCCCACTATAATTCATCCTGTGAAATATCCGGCTATGAAGCCATGATGAACTGGTTTGATGCAGGTACTTGGGGGAAATGCTGCTGTTACAGGACCAATACAGCGTGTGGccaatgtaaaatatgaataaatttgtaaatttgattttaaaaattgggttttacataaaaaaaaaaatattcttagGTTTCCACTCACAGGGCTTTACagagaattacatttttatctgtTAATGCAAAAACGTGTCaggcaaaattaaaaaatgacaggaaaccAATTTCACAAGGATTTGCAGGCTGTAGATAATAGAACTATAagtgtcattttttaaaaacctgattaaaagtcaaaatgagCTCAAAGTGACATAAAATCATGGCAACCAGAGTCAACTGTCGTGTTATTCACACAGCAGGATGTTTCATTTAGAGCCGGGGAGAGAGGAGCACCGTCCGTGAAGAATACAAGAGGGGATGAATGCAATGTTCTCTAGGAGCAGCATATAATCAAAAGAGAGAAGCAGCGGTGTGGAGGGGAGATCAATCCGCTCATGGCGCTTTGTATTCACAGGTGATCGACGAGCAGGTCGAGAGAGAGGAGAGTCCCTGTGACTCACTGGATCGAGGTGCTGCATTGGACAGAGGTGTTGCAGACACCCACGCTGaggtacatacacacacacacatacacacacacacacacacttcactgctGGTGTTCACGACAAAAGTCACCATTCACACAGCTAACATCAGTGACTTTGTGCTACTCTACAGATGTGCTCGCCAGCTCAGCTCCGCCAGCAGTCAGAGGAACTTTATGCAGTTATAGATGAGGTTTTGGCAAACTCCACTCCAGCAGTGAGTTCGTTCAGTGATACATTTTGAACATGCAttggtttaaatgttaattGACAGATTTATTTACACAACTTTTCTCCCCGGCTACTGCAGTCCTCCAGGTCATCCACTCCCAATTTTGGTCTACAGGTAAagtttctttcttcatcttcatgAAACAAGTGTAGCCAGCAACCTTTGAATTTCCCTCTTAAAATtctggtttgacattttggtaaATACACTTATTCAGTTGGTGTTAGATGGGAAGATTGCTACCTCTTTCACATCTGCATGAAACTAGGGAACAAATcatttaacaagaaaaacaccAAAGGTTACTGCAGGAAGGGTCCAGGacataaattaattaaacaaGTTTAaagtttctgaaacacttttttatctttttatcccTCCTGCCTGTGCGCACCCTGCCCATGAGCCCAGAGAAGCATACGCCGCTGCAGCAGAGATGACagtcagaagttagcgagcaAGTGACGGAAAAGTTGTCCTCTAGCAGTCGTTGGGCAGTGTGCGTGAAGGTGTTTTGGCGGCATAGCTTTGCcgagagggccgatgggagggaGATGTGtcggttgcatattttcaaaatgtagcctgctcttgctagcttttccaggattaccaaccctagctttagTAGATGATGGTAGGTGGCAAATATATAATGTCAGCTGTAACagtaaatgtaatgaaatgtttcTGCACAAAAATTCTGTCTcacatggaaaaacaaacaaacaaacaaatagaggATTGTAGATGTTCCGTGTGGTTTGTAATGCATTAACCAGTATGTTCAACTGGTTCTTATAGGAGTCTTTTATTGTGTTGAAATTCtaaagacaaactaaaaagttaaaaatgactaaagtaaaaaataaagacataagCTTGCAGCTACGATGATATAACAGGAAATAGTAAGTGTAAAACTGGGGAAAGGAAACAAGCACTATGTACCATGTTTTACTGGAGCACAAACTTGAAGTGGGATAAAAGTGAATTCTGATTGTATAATCATAAGCACAAGAAATGGAAAGACATCTGTTCATTATTCATCAAAGGAGAAAGGCCTCTGTGGTTTCTAGAGaaaagtgtatgtgtgtgtgtatgtgtgtgtgtgtgtgtgtgtgtgtgtgtgtgtgtgtgtgtgtgtgtgtgtgttggtgcactGTCATCCATGACATTGAGGAGTAGCGTGAGGAAAATGTGTAATTATCAGCCACACACAAGGACAATAGAGAGAGTAGCTCTGTTACAGAAAAAACTGTAGcttgagagaaaacaaataacaaaacaccGGAGTTGTTCAGATTTATTCCATGAGTTCACCAATAGGTTTTCTTTTCAACGTCTGCCTTTCAGCCATTTTGTGATGAGCCATTTTAAGATGTTTACCACCACATGAGTTTTGTGTCACTCGGTTGTTTAATTTCACTTTCCCTCTACTTTCTGCAGAACAACTCAACACTTCCAAAATCCTTGGGACGGGAAACCAAATATGTGAGTCAGAATAAAAAACAGGACCAAGATAAGAAAAAACCCACTACAGAACCACTCTTTTTACTTTCACAAGTCCCAAATTCACAGGACTGAGCTGCAGGACATTGGGCAGAGGCCCCTcatggaaaataatattttaaagatCTAAACAGAGATTCAGGCAGGACAGATGGAAATTTTGTCCTTGGAGGATAAATGTAGCTGAAAACAGAACTGACAAAGCTctttgttaaagggatagtttaccgaaaaatgtaaattcactctatctattcaccactatgccgatggaggggtgggtgaagtgtttgagtccacaaaacacttttggagtttcaggggtaaacagtgttgcagccaaatctaatacaattgaaggaaatggtgaccgattcttccaacaaaaaaaaactgaagttgCCTCCATTGTGCTTCTGTGGTATCATCCCAAGTGACCGTAAACCCTGACATTTCAATTTGACTTgaaatggcatcatttacaccaagtttttagcctaaatgtcctgtGATATCCTCCTGCCTGGCACCACATTCAAGTTCGTGCGCACTCACACTGTTCATGCTCGTGCCCAAGGGGCACATGACGATGTCAGCTAAAGTCAGCCATAAATGCAGCTATGCAGCAATGCTACCAGAACTAGCGATGCTACCGCATCCTGCGAACATGAACGCAGATCAGGAGAAGGATAGGAACaaacatttaggctaaaaacttggtgtaaatgacgcggtttcgagtcgaatttgaatgccggggcttacagacacttgtaTGAcgccacacaagcagtatggaggtgtttcagttttttttctgtttttcaggttTGAAGAATCTGtcccccagttacttcaattgtattggatttggctgcaatgctgtttttaatcagtgcattttaatttttctgtgaactatccctttaaagaaaCAGTTAAACATCTGAAAGGTACTTTAGCTTTTTTATATGTGTGAGTTGAGAAGTTCGATAGTGCTCTCAtatggttagcttagcattaacaCTGGAAACAGCTCACAGCTTGCTAGTTTACATCCATagttaaaaaatacattatttgcACTTATACAGCAGAATGTTGTGTACTTTCTAAAGGTGTATTTAGATGTGAAGCCAAACAAATTGTTGCCTTGTGTCATTGAAGCACGGGataatttgtctttatttactcCAACTGTACATCAGCTAGCTAATTAACTAATGTGGAGCGTGACAAAAATATTAACACCTTTTAACCCCCTTCAAAACCATGATTGATAAGTAAATTAAATGAGGCTCCCTTGGAACAGATGGCATATTTATCTGGATTATAAAATACCACGCCTAATTTGCCACATTTCCACAACTGAGGAgcctgcttttgttttcttttatggAAATCCTGCAGTGCTTCAAGTGGTTTCTGTTATCAGTGTTTCCACACTACTGTGACTGACACTAATAACTACGgccatgtttttcttccatgttGTTTATTCAGGCATCTTTAAGCAGCTTGTACCAGTCTGGCAGTGTGGACAGAAAGCTGACAGATCCTAGAAAGGTTCACATTTAATTCTCATTTGATCACGTTAAGGCACCTGATACAAACTCTATTATTAGTACACCGATAGTGTAAAGCTCTTGGAAGTAAAGTTATGGGGATAAATTCCTCTCTGCTGTCAAACTCTGACTACCTGTGTGCAGACGAAGCCCGGGGTTATTCGCCCGATGACGGCCATTCCTAGACTGACTGTGCAGGATGTGGAAGAATTTCGTCCAAATCCCTTCAGGCAGCCTGTTGTCAAACGCACCTTAATTGACGACAAAAAGGTAAGCCTGTGACATTTGTTCATCTTATAGTGTATATTTGAATGTTTCTAAATCTGTGCAATATCTTTAGTTTTATTACCTGTCAAGggaggaaatgttttcattgcGGTTTCTACcaaactgattttattgaaactttgTAGAAGGTTAGGATATAGGtgaaggaagaacccattaccTTATGGGGAGTATTCAATTAACGGGGCAGATCCAGGgtttgtttcactttattttttttactttgcaagcgtttttctatattttagtcaatttctcaagaaaaaaaatgcagatcTGAGACCTTTATGAGAGAAACCAGGCTTGTGCAGAATGCTTATATTTATGTCAAGGTGAAATTTTCTGCAGATCCGGAGAATAATCCagattttgtgaatcaaaattACTTTTTTAGAGGTGTGATTTCTATTTTACGAAACAAATATTCCTTTTGAATATATCAGAGAATGGGAATTTTGCATACACCTAATGTGAGCAGTTAACAGAGAATCTCTGTTTATAGTATTGTATATGTTTCTGATCTAAATACatgaatatacagtacaatatggtgataaagtagCTAGTCAGCATTGGTGGAGGTATCTACTCTCTGAGTGCCAATCTAGCCAAAACACTACAATCTGGATTTTGTGACTGTGAAAGGAGAAGTGTCTCAGGAATTTGA encodes the following:
- the mlip gene encoding muscular LMNA-interacting protein isoform X2 codes for the protein MDSLTLGKVSIGVPSGPSFFTFVPVVQKLPFESIIAEEEEGSGARTGKTNKIAAESHERTSGETMSERNTFKGEIVFIKDAVAGGAGSTIPAETELRLKSSEDHMSLSHTKASPSVSAQPENTPNHTAAVTASMETAVDKHRAVSQRQCHDTSGRAEVSSGCFANSVLEERTSPTCSADLFPTLASSRESLLSDISDKDRCWSFTQPSSVTSPVSFSRTVSPCSSVRSGMFTPSVTQIKRHFLSPGSSLVQNPQTCFSSCESLFSSICPQSPPPRHRPPLTRLSLLTAILRKGRLPVLSAALQRPYTPCWPVNPVTLSFCNACSAASNVASIPLEFSSRFSSSVSIDSQSLLHEPKRCVASPLPVQSNELDNRTSPQTQVKKCSEQIRSSRVPRWEQVISPPPMKKLSRAPLPLFCSNVKSVSPAEHDETFDCATSQKLQHTQISVSQSPELNARNTHMHLQGHEDNNFKNLISLSPKLLNEQENSVPQKWNHPSNSSLSRLHLLSQKLSFSPVCPPQLQPPPSRSPTLTTSASPLPRLQNTRGRCESERSWPASKASTAPSQAFHKAECLSPSHYTPISFLGWPSPACSPTPAPSPAPPIRDLTPSPSLSLRSATPSSRPGSGISDCSDREGKKRKINKIKLSYKSLAAIPTNTLLLDQQVIDEQVEREESPCDSLDRGAALDRGVADTHAEMCSPAQLRQQSEELYAVIDEVLANSTPASSRSSTPNFGLQNNSTLPKSLGRETKYASLSSLYQSGSVDRKLTDPRKTKPGVIRPMTAIPRLTVQDVEEFRPNPFRQPVVKRTLIDDKKAVNVSPVTMGEERTTERKNPFSVCDLQITEPEDQITQCAKDASAPSSQTEGRMKAFETHI
- the mlip gene encoding muscular LMNA-interacting protein isoform X4, which encodes MDSLTLGKIAAESHERTSGETMSERNTFKGEIVFIKDAVAGGAGSTIPAETELRLKSSEDHMSLSHTKASPSVSAQPENTPNHTAAVTASMETAVDKHRAVSQRQCHDTSGRAEVSSGCFANSVLEERTSPTCSADLFPTLASSRESLLSDISDKDRCWSFTQPSSVTSPVSFSRTVSPCSSVRSGMFTPSVTQIKRHFLSPGSSLVQNPQTCFSSCESLFSSICPQSPPPRHRPPLTRLSLLTAILRKGRLPVLSAALQRPYTPCWPVNPVTLSFCNACSAASNVASIPLEFSSRFSSSVSIDSQSLLHEPKRCVASPLPVQSNELDNRTSPQTQVKKCSEQIRSSRVPRWEQVISPPPMKKLSRAPLPLFCSNVKSVSPAEHDETFDCATSQKLQHTQISVSQSPELNARNTHMHLQGHEDNNFKNLISLSPKLLNEQENSVPQKWNHPSNSSLSRLHLLSQKLSFSPVCPPQLQPPPSRSPTLTTSASPLPRLQNTRGRCESERSWPASKASTAPSQAFHKAECLSPSHYTPISFLGWPSPACSPTPAPSPAPPIRDLTPSPSLSLRSATPSSRPGSGISDCSDREGKKRKINKIKLSYKSLAAIPTNTLLLDQQVIDEQVEREESPCDSLDRGAALDRGVADTHAEMCSPAQLRQQSEELYAVIDEVLANSTPASSRSSTPNFGLQNNSTLPKSLGRETKYASLSSLYQSGSVDRKLTDPRKTKPGVIRPMTAIPRLTVQDVEEFRPNPFRQPVVKRTLIDDKKAVNVSPEQAGAHFEKDITMGEERTTERKNPFSVCDLQITEPEDQITQCAKDASAPSSQTEGRMKAFETHI
- the mlip gene encoding muscular LMNA-interacting protein isoform X6 — encoded protein: MDSLTLGKVSIGVPSGPSFFTFVPVVQKLPFESIIAEEEEGSGARTGKTNKIAAESHERTSGETMSERNTFKGEIVFIKDAVAGGAGSTIPAETELRLKSSEDHMSLSHTKASPSVSAQPENTPNHTAAVTASMETAVDKHRAVSQRQCHDTSGRAEINKIKLSYKSLAAIPTNTLLLDQQVIDEQVEREESPCDSLDRGAALDRGVADTHAEMCSPAQLRQQSEELYAVIDEVLANSTPASSRSSTPNFGLQNNSTLPKSLGRETKYASLSSLYQSGSVDRKLTDPRKTKPGVIRPMTAIPRLTVQDVEEFRPNPFRQPVVKRTLIDDKKAVNVSPEQAGAHFEKDITMGEERTTERKNPFSVCDLQITEPEDQITQCAKDASAPSSQTEGRMKAFETHI
- the mlip gene encoding muscular LMNA-interacting protein isoform X3, which produces MDSLTLGKVSIGVPSGPSFFTFVPVVQKLPFESIIAEEEEGSGARTGKTNKIAAESHERTSGETMSERNTFKGEIVFIKDAVAGGAGSTIPAETELRLKSSEDHMSLSHTKASPSVSAQPENTPNHTAAVTASMETAVDKHRAVSQRQCHDTSGRAEVSSGCFANSVLEERTSPTCSADLFPTLASSRESLLSDISDKDRCWSFTQPSSVTSPVSFSRTVSPCSSVRSGMFTPSVTQIKRHFLSPGSSLVQNPQTCFSSCESLFSSICPQSPPPRHRPPLTRLSLLTAILRKGRLPVLSAALQRPYTPCWPVNPVTLSFCNACSAASNVASIPLEFSSRFSSSVSIDSQSLLHEPKRCVASPLPVQSNELDNRTSPQTQVKKCSEQIRSSRVPRWEQVISPPPMKKLSRAPLPLFCSNVKSVSPAEHDETFDCATSQKLQHTQISVSQSPELNARNTHMHLQGHEDNNFKNLISLSPKLLNEQENSVPQKWNHPSNSSLSRLHLLSQKLSFSPVCPPQLQPPPSRSPTLTTSASPLPRLQNTRGRCESERSWPASKASTAPSQAFHKAECLSPSHYTPISFLGWPSPACSPTPAPSPAPPIRDLTPSPSLSLRSATPSSRPGSGISDCSDREGKKRKINKIKLSYKSLAAIPTNTLLLDQQVIDEQVEREESPCDSLDRGAALDRGVADTHAEMCSPAQLRQQSEELYAVIDEVLANSTPASSRSSTPNFGLQNNSTLPKSLGRETKYTKPGVIRPMTAIPRLTVQDVEEFRPNPFRQPVVKRTLIDDKKAVNVSPEQAGAHFEKDITMGEERTTERKNPFSVCDLQITEPEDQITQCAKDASAPSSQTEGRMKAFETHI
- the mlip gene encoding muscular LMNA-interacting protein isoform X1, coding for MDSLTLGKVSIGVPSGPSFFTFVPVVQKLPFESIIAEEEEGSGARTGKTNKIAAESHERTSGETMSERNTFKGEIVFIKDAVAGGAGSTIPAETELRLKSSEDHMSLSHTKASPSVSAQPENTPNHTAAVTASMETAVDKHRAVSQRQCHDTSGRAEVSSGCFANSVLEERTSPTCSADLFPTLASSRESLLSDISDKDRCWSFTQPSSVTSPVSFSRTVSPCSSVRSGMFTPSVTQIKRHFLSPGSSLVQNPQTCFSSCESLFSSICPQSPPPRHRPPLTRLSLLTAILRKGRLPVLSAALQRPYTPCWPVNPVTLSFCNACSAASNVASIPLEFSSRFSSSVSIDSQSLLHEPKRCVASPLPVQSNELDNRTSPQTQVKKCSEQIRSSRVPRWEQVISPPPMKKLSRAPLPLFCSNVKSVSPAEHDETFDCATSQKLQHTQISVSQSPELNARNTHMHLQGHEDNNFKNLISLSPKLLNEQENSVPQKWNHPSNSSLSRLHLLSQKLSFSPVCPPQLQPPPSRSPTLTTSASPLPRLQNTRGRCESERSWPASKASTAPSQAFHKAECLSPSHYTPISFLGWPSPACSPTPAPSPAPPIRDLTPSPSLSLRSATPSSRPGSGISDCSDREGKKRKINKIKLSYKSLAAIPTNTLLLDQQVIDEQVEREESPCDSLDRGAALDRGVADTHAEMCSPAQLRQQSEELYAVIDEVLANSTPASSRSSTPNFGLQNNSTLPKSLGRETKYASLSSLYQSGSVDRKLTDPRKTKPGVIRPMTAIPRLTVQDVEEFRPNPFRQPVVKRTLIDDKKAVNVSPEQAGAHFEKDITMGEERTTERKNPFSVCDLQITEPEDQITQCAKDASAPSSQTEGRMKAFETHI
- the mlip gene encoding muscular LMNA-interacting protein isoform X5; amino-acid sequence: MSERNTFKGEIVFIKDAVAGGAGSTIPAETELRLKSSEDHMSLSHTKASPSVSAQPENTPNHTAAVTASMETAVDKHRAVSQRQCHDTSGRAEVSSGCFANSVLEERTSPTCSADLFPTLASSRESLLSDISDKDRCWSFTQPSSVTSPVSFSRTVSPCSSVRSGMFTPSVTQIKRHFLSPGSSLVQNPQTCFSSCESLFSSICPQSPPPRHRPPLTRLSLLTAILRKGRLPVLSAALQRPYTPCWPVNPVTLSFCNACSAASNVASIPLEFSSRFSSSVSIDSQSLLHEPKRCVASPLPVQSNELDNRTSPQTQVKKCSEQIRSSRVPRWEQVISPPPMKKLSRAPLPLFCSNVKSVSPAEHDETFDCATSQKLQHTQISVSQSPELNARNTHMHLQGHEDNNFKNLISLSPKLLNEQENSVPQKWNHPSNSSLSRLHLLSQKLSFSPVCPPQLQPPPSRSPTLTTSASPLPRLQNTRGRCESERSWPASKASTAPSQAFHKAECLSPSHYTPISFLGWPSPACSPTPAPSPAPPIRDLTPSPSLSLRSATPSSRPGSGISDCSDREGKKRKINKIKLSYKSLAAIPTNTLLLDQQVIDEQVEREESPCDSLDRGAALDRGVADTHAEMCSPAQLRQQSEELYAVIDEVLANSTPASSRSSTPNFGLQNNSTLPKSLGRETKYASLSSLYQSGSVDRKLTDPRKTKPGVIRPMTAIPRLTVQDVEEFRPNPFRQPVVKRTLIDDKKAVNVSPEQAGAHFEKDITMGEERTTERKNPFSVCDLQITEPEDQITQCAKDASAPSSQTEGRMKAFETHI